A genomic window from Flavobacterium lindanitolerans includes:
- a CDS encoding acyl-CoA thioesterase — translation MSNYFIKEEKIRFQHVDYAGIVFYPRFLEMLNALVEDWFEEALERPFATIHETNGIPTVDLKVQFRKAARLGEILKKYLWVKNLGSASMVCGFRFEDQQGKTCLEGEVTLVNVAISTNRENIKSEPFTEDMKQKITPFLSER, via the coding sequence ATGAGCAATTATTTTATTAAAGAGGAAAAAATACGTTTTCAGCATGTTGATTATGCAGGAATAGTCTTTTATCCTCGTTTTCTCGAAATGCTGAACGCCTTAGTCGAAGATTGGTTTGAAGAAGCTTTGGAACGTCCGTTTGCTACCATACACGAAACCAATGGTATTCCAACAGTCGATTTAAAAGTACAATTCAGGAAAGCAGCCCGATTGGGAGAAATTTTGAAAAAATATCTATGGGTAAAAAATCTGGGCAGTGCTTCAATGGTTTGCGGATTCCGTTTTGAAGATCAACAGGGAAAAACCTGTCTTGAAGGCGAAGTTACACTTGTGAATGTAGCTATTAGTACCAATAGGGAAAACATCAAATCTGAACCTTTTACTGAAGACATGAAACAAAAAATAACTCCTTTTTTGTCTGAACGCTAA
- a CDS encoding FAD-dependent monooxygenase, translating to MKISVIGGGPGGLYFSILAKKANPEFQIDVYERNKADDAFGFGVVFSDETLSEFLSRDPKSYELIRSRFAYWDDLDIARDGQKIRITGNGFCGCSRKTLLQLLQQRCREEGVILHFEHVVEDLAAFKDSDVIVASDGINSLFRDKQATDFGTTSSLQKNKFVWMGSTRPLDAFTYFFRNTPYGPIVAHTYQYEEGKSTWIFETSPETWEKAGFVTEDEEGTIQKLSELFKEELDGHGLISNRSHWRNFPIITNTVWHKDNIVLLGDAKATAHYSIGSGTKLAMECAIALADAITAHPKDIPQAFEMYEQSRRKRVEMIQHAAKVSLEWFEDMDRHIQQDFLPFAFGVMTRSKKVTLENLAIRDASFTDAVLKDFNKSIGNAETKTPPAFTPYQLRQMQLQNRIVMAPMEQYAAKDGLVSDWHLVHYGSRATGGVGLVLTECVAVSEEGKITLGCPLISSQQQIDSWKKITDFIHQNSKSKIGIQLGHSGRRGAVKRPWEGHDEPIETPWKLLAPSAIPYNSKMPVPKEMDRQDMENVIMQFRNAAKNAELAGFDMIELQANHGYLLASFLSPLTNNRKDEYGGTVTNRLKFPLEVFKTVRENFDKNRPISVRISANDWAYGGITPEDVLEIAKAFQQAGADCIDVSSGYTVSHQKPAYGRMYQTPFSDAVRNSTGIPVITAGTIQDIDQINTIILNRRADLVALGRPLLLDPGFVRNAQAYEQYPAGDIPKAYEAGISHLYPYKLSERKAVEGMKKALKPESHKK from the coding sequence ATGAAAATATCCGTAATAGGTGGCGGTCCCGGAGGACTCTACTTTTCTATATTAGCCAAAAAGGCCAATCCGGAATTTCAAATAGACGTCTATGAACGTAACAAGGCAGATGATGCTTTTGGTTTTGGTGTAGTGTTTTCAGACGAAACTCTAAGTGAATTTCTGTCGCGAGACCCTAAATCCTATGAATTGATTCGAAGCCGGTTTGCCTATTGGGACGATTTGGATATTGCACGCGACGGCCAAAAAATACGTATTACAGGAAATGGATTCTGTGGCTGTTCCAGAAAAACATTATTGCAGCTATTGCAGCAAAGATGCCGGGAAGAAGGCGTTATTTTACATTTTGAACATGTAGTAGAAGATTTGGCCGCATTTAAAGACTCTGATGTAATTGTAGCCAGCGATGGCATTAACAGCCTATTTCGCGACAAGCAGGCTACTGATTTCGGAACCACTTCCTCACTACAAAAAAATAAATTTGTATGGATGGGCTCTACCCGTCCGTTAGATGCTTTTACTTATTTTTTCCGAAATACACCCTATGGTCCTATTGTAGCCCATACCTATCAGTATGAAGAAGGAAAAAGTACCTGGATATTTGAAACTTCGCCTGAAACATGGGAAAAAGCAGGTTTCGTGACAGAAGATGAAGAAGGCACCATACAAAAGCTTTCTGAACTTTTCAAAGAAGAATTGGACGGACATGGGCTGATTTCAAATCGTTCGCATTGGAGAAATTTTCCGATTATTACCAATACTGTCTGGCATAAAGATAATATCGTGCTCCTTGGCGATGCCAAAGCTACTGCCCACTATTCCATTGGTTCAGGAACCAAATTGGCAATGGAATGTGCTATTGCCCTGGCCGATGCCATTACCGCTCATCCAAAAGATATTCCGCAAGCTTTCGAAATGTACGAACAAAGTCGCCGCAAACGCGTGGAAATGATACAGCATGCAGCCAAGGTATCGTTAGAATGGTTTGAAGACATGGACAGACATATTCAACAGGATTTTCTTCCTTTTGCCTTTGGTGTTATGACTCGTTCTAAGAAAGTTACTCTGGAAAATCTTGCTATAAGAGATGCTTCTTTTACGGACGCTGTTTTAAAAGATTTTAATAAATCTATTGGTAATGCTGAAACTAAAACACCACCGGCATTTACTCCGTATCAACTTCGCCAAATGCAACTGCAAAACAGAATAGTCATGGCACCTATGGAACAATATGCTGCCAAGGACGGATTGGTTTCTGACTGGCATCTGGTGCATTATGGCAGCCGTGCGACAGGTGGTGTGGGACTTGTTCTAACAGAATGCGTTGCTGTAAGTGAAGAAGGAAAAATTACTTTAGGTTGTCCGCTTATAAGTTCTCAACAACAAATAGATAGCTGGAAAAAAATAACTGATTTTATTCATCAGAACAGCAAAAGTAAAATAGGAATACAACTCGGTCACTCTGGTCGAAGAGGTGCTGTAAAACGCCCTTGGGAAGGTCATGATGAACCAATTGAAACTCCATGGAAACTCCTCGCTCCTTCTGCTATACCTTACAACAGTAAGATGCCGGTGCCAAAAGAAATGGACAGGCAGGATATGGAAAATGTCATTATGCAGTTCCGCAATGCAGCAAAAAATGCAGAACTGGCCGGATTTGATATGATAGAATTACAGGCCAACCATGGCTACCTGTTAGCCTCATTTCTCTCACCGCTAACCAATAACCGCAAAGATGAATATGGCGGAACCGTAACCAATAGGTTAAAATTTCCATTAGAAGTATTCAAAACTGTAAGAGAAAACTTTGATAAAAACCGTCCTATTTCTGTAAGGATTTCAGCTAACGACTGGGCTTATGGCGGTATTACACCGGAAGACGTGTTGGAAATAGCAAAAGCATTTCAACAAGCCGGAGCCGATTGTATTGACGTGTCCTCGGGATATACCGTGAGTCATCAAAAACCCGCCTATGGAAGAATGTACCAGACCCCATTTTCTGACGCTGTGAGAAACTCTACAGGAATTCCGGTAATTACTGCCGGAACCATACAGGATATCGACCAAATTAATACCATCATACTCAACAGAAGGGCTGATTTGGTTGCTTTGGGAAGACCACTCCTACTCGACCCGGGTTTTGTAAGGAACGCCCAGGCCTATGAACAATATCCTGCCGGAGATATTCCCAAGGCCTATGAAGCGGGAATCTCACATCTTTATCCTTATAAATTAAGTGAAAGAAAAGCTGTGGAAGGAATGAAGAAAGCGTTAAAACCGGAAAGCCATAAAAAATAG
- a CDS encoding FMN-binding glutamate synthase family protein codes for MRKAFVVLSITVLAIIGIMTYINWKASFLLLIFIPLIIMGLYDMFQSKKTIRRNFPLVGRMRYLLESLGPGVRQYFIEKDLDGKPFNRLERSLVYQRSKKETDSNPFGTQLDIYEVGYQWINHSIKAIPFSKVDSNPRIRIGSSQCEKPYDASLYNISAMSFGSLSRNAIQALNAGAKQGGFYHNTGEGGLSPYHLEGGDVVWNIGTGYFSCRDDDGNFSYEQYAKRAVLDNVKMIEIKFSQGAKPGHGGILPKEKVTDEIAAIRLVSKGKDIISPPTHSAFSTPLELMDFIKLLRKGSGGKPIGMKICIGNKSEFIAICKAMVETETYFDFITVDGGEGGTGAAPQEYSDHVGMPLRDALAFVYDCLVGFGIKNQIKIICSGKIITGFDIIKTLATGADLCNSARGMMFALGCIQALECHANTCPTGVATQDPRLVKGLVPEEKSIRVARFQHETVKSAMELMASAGICHPDEVDRHVVSMRVDRTKIQTFAETYPELENGCLLNENTVPENFRSFWKKAAAASF; via the coding sequence ATGAGAAAAGCATTTGTAGTATTAAGCATCACGGTATTGGCCATTATCGGTATAATGACCTATATCAACTGGAAAGCCAGCTTCCTATTGCTAATATTCATCCCTTTGATTATCATGGGATTGTATGACATGTTCCAATCTAAAAAAACAATCCGCAGAAACTTTCCACTTGTTGGAAGAATGCGCTATCTTTTGGAATCTCTGGGTCCGGGTGTTCGCCAATACTTTATTGAAAAAGACCTGGACGGAAAGCCATTCAACCGTTTGGAAAGAAGCCTTGTTTACCAGCGAAGCAAAAAAGAGACAGACTCCAACCCTTTTGGTACCCAATTAGATATCTACGAAGTAGGTTACCAATGGATTAACCATAGCATCAAGGCTATTCCTTTCTCAAAGGTCGATAGTAATCCAAGAATCAGAATCGGGTCTTCACAATGTGAAAAGCCTTACGATGCCAGTTTATACAATATCAGCGCCATGAGTTTTGGCTCCCTAAGCCGTAACGCGATACAGGCACTTAATGCCGGTGCCAAACAAGGCGGATTTTATCATAACACTGGTGAAGGTGGCCTTTCTCCATATCATTTGGAAGGCGGCGATGTAGTTTGGAATATCGGGACAGGTTATTTCAGTTGCCGTGACGACGATGGTAATTTCTCTTACGAACAATATGCCAAAAGAGCCGTTCTTGATAATGTGAAAATGATTGAAATTAAATTCTCTCAAGGTGCCAAACCGGGACATGGAGGGATATTGCCAAAAGAAAAAGTAACCGATGAAATTGCGGCCATACGTTTGGTAAGCAAAGGAAAAGACATCATTTCGCCTCCTACGCACTCTGCTTTTTCAACACCCTTGGAATTGATGGATTTCATCAAACTACTGCGAAAAGGTTCTGGCGGAAAGCCAATTGGTATGAAAATCTGTATTGGAAACAAATCAGAATTTATCGCTATCTGTAAAGCCATGGTAGAAACGGAAACTTATTTTGATTTTATTACAGTTGATGGCGGCGAAGGTGGAACCGGTGCAGCTCCTCAGGAATATTCTGACCACGTAGGTATGCCTTTAAGAGACGCATTGGCCTTTGTGTATGATTGTCTCGTTGGATTCGGTATTAAAAACCAAATTAAAATCATATGCAGCGGTAAGATAATTACAGGTTTTGACATCATCAAGACATTAGCAACAGGTGCAGACCTTTGCAACTCAGCCAGAGGGATGATGTTCGCCTTAGGCTGTATTCAGGCTTTGGAATGCCACGCTAATACCTGTCCTACCGGAGTCGCTACTCAAGACCCGAGACTCGTTAAAGGATTGGTACCCGAAGAAAAGAGTATTCGAGTAGCTCGTTTTCAGCATGAAACGGTAAAAAGCGCTATGGAACTCATGGCTTCTGCAGGAATCTGCCATCCGGATGAAGTTGACCGACATGTAGTCAGCATGAGAGTTGACAGAACCAAAATTCAGACATTTGCAGAAACCTATCCGGAACTGGAAAATGGCTGTCTGTTAAATGAAAATACGGTACCGGAAAATTTCCGTTCTTTTTGGAAAAAAGCGGCTGCCGCAAGCTTTTAA
- a CDS encoding carbon-nitrogen hydrolase family protein produces MEFPKFKAAAVQTAPVFLNAQATTDKAIAFIKEAAGKGASLVAFPEVFIAGYPYWNWIMTPVQGSKWYEVLYKCSITTDGPEVQQLCQAAKEHNVHVVIGINERGNSYGEIYNTNLIIDNNGILIGRHRKLVPTWAEKLTWTSGDGSSLKVYPTEIGPIGTLACGENTNTLARFTLLSQGELIHIANYISLPVAPPDYNMAEAIKIRAAAHSFEGKLFTIVSCSTISQEIMDALKEDVPNVQELLTRKNSAFSGIIGPNGAVVGEPLIDEEGIVYADIDLSKCIQPKQMHDILGHYNRFDIFDLRVNVTPTRKITFIDNHEEFSKK; encoded by the coding sequence ATGGAATTTCCAAAATTTAAAGCCGCTGCAGTACAAACCGCCCCGGTATTCCTAAATGCACAGGCCACGACAGATAAAGCCATAGCATTCATTAAGGAAGCTGCAGGAAAGGGAGCCTCTCTTGTTGCTTTTCCTGAAGTTTTTATTGCCGGCTATCCGTATTGGAATTGGATTATGACTCCTGTACAAGGCAGTAAGTGGTATGAAGTTTTATACAAATGCTCCATAACAACAGATGGCCCCGAAGTACAACAGCTATGTCAGGCTGCCAAAGAACACAACGTGCATGTTGTAATTGGAATCAACGAAAGAGGAAACAGCTACGGAGAAATTTATAACACCAACCTGATTATAGACAATAATGGAATACTTATTGGGAGACACCGTAAACTCGTACCTACCTGGGCTGAAAAACTTACATGGACAAGCGGTGATGGTTCTTCTTTAAAAGTATATCCTACTGAAATAGGTCCAATCGGGACATTGGCCTGTGGAGAAAATACAAATACTTTGGCTCGATTTACTTTACTTTCGCAAGGCGAATTGATTCACATAGCCAATTACATTTCACTTCCTGTTGCTCCACCCGATTATAATATGGCCGAAGCAATAAAGATACGTGCTGCCGCCCACTCCTTTGAAGGAAAATTATTTACGATTGTTTCCTGTTCTACAATTTCTCAGGAAATAATGGATGCCTTGAAAGAAGATGTACCCAATGTTCAGGAATTGCTTACCAGAAAAAACTCTGCCTTCTCTGGCATAATAGGCCCTAATGGGGCCGTTGTTGGTGAGCCGCTAATTGACGAAGAAGGAATCGTCTATGCTGATATTGACCTATCCAAATGCATCCAGCCAAAACAAATGCACGACATATTGGGACATTACAACCGTTTCGATATTTTCGACCTTAGGGTAAATGTTACTCCAACAAGAAAGATTACCTTTATAGATAACCATGAAGAGTTTTCTAAAAAATAA
- a CDS encoding AMP-binding protein, with product MFQDNFAQKHLPSQKLQPDYIYNHPDFQLPEALNCVDRLLDSHVREGRGHHIAMRTFEKNWTYQDLYEKANQIAHVLVDDLGLVSGNRVLIRSANNPMFVACWFAVLKAGGIVVATMPLLREKELEVMIDSAEISHAFCDYRLEEALASVKSTFLKQVITFDGTEQSLSKLETLMHNKPKEFENFPTKADSVALIGFTSGTTGNPKMTSHYHKDILLICEAFPKYSLQPVPEDIFTGSPPLGFTFGLGGLVLFPFYFGASTFLIEKPSPELLLEAIQNHKVSIVFTAPTAWRVLATKVKDYNISSLRKCVSAGETLPEKVWEDWYEATGLKIIDGIGATEMLHIFISSNEENMKKGATGLPIRGYEARIVDRKGNELEINEPGRLAVRGITGCKYLNRTDKQKEYVQDGWNLTGDIFRKDEDGYYWFVARGDDMIISSGYNIAAIEVESVLLKHEDISECAVVGLPDENRGMLVCAYVVLADKSKACDEYVRSLQDWFKENAAPYKYPREIRFLEQLPKTETGKIQRYKLKAFGKGN from the coding sequence ATGTTTCAAGATAATTTCGCACAAAAGCACCTGCCATCACAAAAACTGCAACCGGATTATATTTACAATCATCCGGATTTTCAGCTCCCGGAAGCACTTAACTGCGTAGATAGATTATTGGATTCGCATGTCAGAGAAGGTCGTGGCCATCATATTGCCATGCGCACTTTTGAAAAAAACTGGACATATCAGGATTTATATGAAAAAGCGAACCAGATTGCACATGTGCTGGTTGACGATTTGGGTTTGGTTTCAGGCAATCGTGTACTGATACGTTCTGCCAACAATCCAATGTTTGTGGCTTGCTGGTTTGCCGTGCTCAAGGCTGGCGGTATCGTGGTCGCAACAATGCCTTTGCTGCGTGAAAAAGAACTTGAAGTCATGATTGACAGTGCCGAAATATCACATGCTTTTTGCGATTATCGTTTGGAAGAAGCATTAGCTTCAGTAAAATCTACTTTTCTCAAACAGGTCATCACGTTTGACGGCACAGAACAAAGCCTGTCAAAGCTTGAAACACTAATGCATAACAAACCTAAGGAATTTGAGAATTTCCCAACAAAAGCAGATTCGGTTGCCCTAATTGGTTTTACGTCCGGCACTACCGGAAACCCGAAAATGACCTCGCATTATCACAAAGACATACTCCTTATCTGTGAAGCTTTCCCAAAATATTCCTTACAACCCGTTCCGGAAGATATTTTTACCGGTAGTCCGCCTTTGGGGTTTACTTTTGGTTTGGGAGGACTTGTTCTTTTCCCATTTTATTTCGGAGCATCCACATTCCTGATTGAAAAACCGAGTCCGGAACTATTACTGGAAGCCATACAAAACCATAAGGTTTCTATTGTATTCACGGCACCAACAGCCTGGAGAGTATTGGCCACTAAAGTCAAAGACTACAATATTTCATCACTACGCAAATGTGTATCAGCAGGCGAAACTTTGCCTGAAAAAGTCTGGGAAGACTGGTATGAAGCAACCGGCCTGAAAATTATTGACGGCATTGGCGCAACAGAAATGCTGCACATTTTCATTTCTTCTAACGAAGAAAATATGAAAAAAGGTGCTACAGGATTGCCAATACGAGGTTATGAAGCCCGTATCGTAGACCGTAAAGGCAACGAATTAGAAATCAATGAACCGGGAAGATTAGCCGTAAGAGGAATTACCGGATGTAAATACCTGAACCGTACCGACAAGCAAAAAGAATACGTACAGGATGGCTGGAACCTTACCGGTGACATTTTCCGTAAAGACGAAGATGGCTACTATTGGTTTGTAGCCCGCGGCGATGACATGATTATTTCTTCAGGTTACAACATTGCGGCTATAGAAGTTGAAAGTGTATTGCTGAAACATGAGGATATCTCAGAATGTGCAGTAGTAGGGCTACCTGATGAAAACCGCGGTATGCTGGTATGTGCCTATGTTGTTTTAGCCGATAAATCCAAGGCTTGCGATGAGTATGTCAGGAGCTTACAGGACTGGTTTAAAGAAAATGCCGCACCTTATAAATACCCAAGAGAAATCCGTTTTCTGGAACAGCTACCAAAGACAGAAACAGGAAAAATCCAACGATACAAATTAAAGGCTTTTGGCAAGGGAAATTGA
- a CDS encoding flavin reductase family protein: MEFNPDELDQKAIYKLISGAVIPRPIGWISTISKDGINNLAPFSFFNVVGDDPPHVMFATAHSNQQKKDTLANTLATGEFVVNLVTEDIVEAMNTTAQTVHADIDEFELAGLTPVPSVKVSPPRVKESPISFECRLVHHYSLEGHKYGGATVVIGRVVMFHFDEKVLLDDYKINMENYKPVARLAGSNYSKLGEIFAIKRQ; this comes from the coding sequence ATGGAATTCAATCCTGACGAACTCGATCAAAAAGCCATCTACAAACTCATCAGCGGAGCTGTTATTCCGAGGCCTATCGGATGGATTTCAACCATTAGCAAAGATGGTATTAATAATCTGGCTCCCTTTTCATTTTTTAATGTTGTTGGAGACGACCCACCCCATGTCATGTTTGCAACGGCCCACTCCAACCAGCAGAAAAAAGATACCCTTGCCAATACGTTAGCTACCGGAGAATTTGTTGTAAATCTGGTTACTGAAGATATTGTTGAGGCCATGAATACTACCGCGCAGACTGTACACGCAGATATTGATGAATTTGAACTGGCCGGCCTTACTCCTGTTCCTTCTGTTAAAGTAAGTCCACCAAGAGTCAAGGAAAGCCCCATTTCTTTTGAATGCAGGCTTGTTCACCATTATTCTCTTGAAGGACACAAATATGGCGGCGCTACAGTTGTTATAGGCAGGGTCGTAATGTTTCATTTTGACGAAAAGGTATTGCTTGACGACTATAAGATTAATATGGAAAACTACAAACCTGTAGCAAGGCTCGCCGGATCGAACTACTCAAAACTGGGAGAAATATTCGCAATTAAAAGACAGTAA